The following are encoded in a window of Scophthalmus maximus strain ysfricsl-2021 chromosome 2, ASM2237912v1, whole genome shotgun sequence genomic DNA:
- the epoa gene encoding erythropoietin isoform X2 gives MWTHQSAVWRARLRTRFSTPDCHDVNDTSSPMDMATLRQHTTLVSRVMVALSLSAVSFAERTRESAGPEMLCGDVEVRITVPRRFLEERRIPFEPARLRLGAHSTPEKSCAPKGHVAGGAAMVIVAGLQQCGTESNVRGEWLVYSNQLLLFPAVVPTSSASVIVRGATTVIPVECHYSRKQTVNAKPLTPTWQPMTSTVSVFGLLHFSLHTMADDCTSLRSSSDYQQGEAVFLEASVEAPLHPPLTVYVDSCVATLTPDPLSLPSYKFITKHGEQDNKLCFSVQAFHFKQEPGEQMFINCHLRATLKQSSQSHLHKACFFHRPTFSWHSTEGDNALCECCDSDDCLTGEENRGHIVVTTQPASVPSLCRASVTFTSSGQTGRCSDSLLERDKTGQLLARLLALVLVVLEWTRPGLPSPLRPICDLRVLNHFIKEVRDAEVAMKSCREGCSLSDSVTVPQTRVDFDVWEKKNALEQAKEVQSGLWLLQQALDSLRTSVSNTALHSHIDNSIRNLVSINAVLRSLNIQEYIPPASAAGLEGTWSVSSATDLFQVYVNFLRGKVRLLLLDAQACQPDVS, from the exons ATGTGGACACATCAAAGTGCCGTGTGGCGCGCGCGCCTGCGTACACGTTTCTCCACACCTGACTGTCACGACGTTAATGACACCAGCAGTCCGATGGACATGGCCACCCTGCGTCAGCACACGACCCTCGTCTCCCGCGTCATGGTCGCGCTGTCCTTAAGCGCCGTGTCCTTCGCGGAGAGAACTCGGGAGAGCGCCGGACCGGAGATGCTGTGCGGAGACGTCGAGGTGAGAATAACCGTGCCGCGGCGGTTCCTCGAGGAGAGACGGATTCCGTTCGAGCCGGCGCGACTGCGCCTGGGCGCGCACTCGACGCCGGAGAAGTCGTGCGCGCCGAAGGGACACGTGGCCGGCGGCGCTGCGATGGTCATCGTGGCAGGTCTGCAGCAATGTGGGACTGAGTCCAAT GTTCGTGGTGAGTGGCTTGTGTATTCAAACCAGCTGTTACTATTTCCCGCTGTGGTTCCGACCTCTTCGGCCAGTGTAATAGTCCGAGGAGCAACTACCGTCATACCTGTCGAGTGCCATTATAGCAG AAAGCAGACAGTGAATGCAAAACCGTTAAccccaacctggcaacccatgACCTCCACCGTCAGTGTCTTTGGCCTGCTGCACTTCTCCCTTCATACCATGGCAG ATGACTGTACCTCTCTACGTAGTTCCTCGGATTACCAGCAGGGGGAAGCAGTGTTTTTGGAGGCCAGTGTGGAGGCCCCACTGCACCCTCCACTCACTGTGTATGTGGACTCCTGTGTTGCTACACTGACGCCCGACCCTCTCTCCTTGCCAAGCTACAAGTTTATCACCAAACATGG GGAGCAAGACAACAAGTTATGCTTCAGCGTCCAAGCCTTCCACTTCAAACAGGAGCCTGGGGAACAG ATGTTCATCAACTGCCACCTTCGGGCCACTCTGAAACAAAGCTCCCAGAGCCACCTTCACAAAGCCTGCTTCTTCCACAGGCCCACATTTAG CTGGCATTCCACAGAGGGAGACAATGCTCTGTGTGAATGCTGTGACTCTGATGACTGCTTGACTGGAGAGGAGAATCGTGGCCACATTGTTGTCACAACTCAACCAG cATCAGTCCCGTCCCTGTGCAGAGCTTCAGTCACCTTTACTTCTTCAGGGCAGACCGGACGCTGCAGTGATTCACTACTGGAAAGGGACAAGACGGGACAGCTGTTGGCAA GACTGCTTGCCttggtgttggtggtgttggagTGGACCCGGCCAGGCCTACCGTCCCCACTGAGGCCAATTTGTGACCTGCGGGTCCTGAACCATTTTATCAAGGAAGTGCGAGACGCTGAAGTCGCTATG AAGTCGTGCAGAGAAGGATGTAGCCTGTCAGACTCTGTCACTGTTCCCCAGACCAGAGTCGACTTTGATgtgtgggagaagaaaaac GCACTGGAGCAAGCCAAGGAGGTGCAGTCCGGCTTGTGGCTTCTACAACAGGCCCTGGATTCGCTACGGACCTCCGTCTCCAACACAGCACTGCACAGCCACATAGATAACTCCATTAGAAACCTGGTCAGCATCAATGCCGTGCTGCGCAGTCTCAACATCCAG GAATATATCCCACCAGCAAGTGCAGCCGGGCTTGAGGGCACATGGAGTGTGTCGTCCGCAACAGATTTGTTTCAAGTCTATGTCAATTTCTTGCGAGGCAAAGTACGCCTCCTCCTTTTGGACGCACAGGCATGTCAGCCAGATGTCAGCTGA
- the si:dkey-85k7.11 gene encoding endonuclease domain-containing 1 protein — protein MPLLFTWVLTSSLLMASPLVTATVSRSFKDCSHFFYMQTPPAGIAGTSLKRICQMYADKVRYATLYDCSLRLPLYSAYIFQKSDGKRRMDTPWMYEPQLLTDDESGHMKALPLNEDSAPLIEDSQAVLEDYTDAIGYRRGPLNPDLHQADLDDKSSTYTLTNVVPLITDFLETSWNPYLDNVRRRLNNFCHGKSFMVTGVTVSGATSRRDNRDRLAIPKYLWLAYCCPRFDRNSPYEVRFMFPSYGGYALNVQTGHSVVEVSLKTLEDFLKSQSDTHSDMTIFYKGCVSENPFKKKRDMTSVLG, from the exons ATGCCTCTGCTTTTCACCTGGGTCCTGACGTCCTCCCTGTTGATGGCTTCTCCCCTGGTGACTGCCACTGTGTCACGCAGCTTCAAAGACTGCAGCCATTTTTTCTACATGCAGACCCCACCTGCAGGGATCGCAGGGACCAGCCTTAAGAGGATCTGTCAGATGTATGCAGACAAAGTGCGCTACGCCACATTGTATGACTGTAGCCTCCGCCTGCCCCTCTACTCAGCCTACATCTTTCAGAAGTCTgatgggaagaggaggatggacaCACCCTGGATGTATGAGCCTCAG TTGCTTACCGACGATGAAAGCGGACACATGAAAGCACTTCCCCTTAATGAAGACTCTGCTCCTCTGATTGAGGACAGCCAGGCTGTGTTGGAGGACTATACAGATGCTATAGGGTACAGACGTGGCCCTCTGAATCCAGACTTGCACCAGGCTGACCTCGATGACAAATCCTCCACCTATACCCTGACCAATGTGGTCCCATTAATCACAGACTTCCTGGAAACCTCCTGGAATCCATACTTAGACAATGTTCGCCGGCGCCTAAATAACTTCTGCCATGGCAAATCTTTCATGGTGACAGGGGTGACTGTCTCAGGGGCGACCTCCCGGCGAGATAACCGGGACCGCCTAGCAATCCCAAAATACTTATGGCTGGCGTACTGCTGCCCACGGTTTGACCGCAACTCACCGTATGAGGTGAGGTTTATGTTCCCCAGCTATGGGGGCTATGCACTGAATGTACAGACTGGCCACAGTGTGGTGGAAGTCTCTCTTAAGACTCTGGAGGACTTCCTGAAGAGccagagtgacacacacagtgacatgaCTATTTTCTATAAGGGCTGTGTGTCAGAAAATCCCTtcaagaagaagagagacatgACCAGTGTTTTAGGGTGA
- the ufsp1 gene encoding inactive Ufm1-specific protease 1: MGDKPDSFVGSREWIGTFEASLVLDHFYDVPCKLVHIRGGEAQLEHVAVEELHQHFEKHGSPVMMGGDRDNSSKGIVGVCTGDKGSYLLVVDPHYYGCQLEMSELQRRGWVAWKRVSSLDQSSFYNLCMPQTAKKGTKD, encoded by the coding sequence ATGGGGGACAAGCCTGACTCCTTCGTAGGGTCCAGGGAGTGGATCGGAACGTTTGAAGCCTCCCTGGTCCTTGACCATTTCTATGATGTTCCCTGTAAGCTGGTACACATAAGAGGCGGAGAGGCACAGCTGGAGCACGTTGCAGTGGAAGAGCTCCATCAGCACTTTGAGAAGCACGGGTCACCGGTCATGATGGGAGGGGACAGGGACAATTCCTCTAAGGGCATAGTAGGGGTGTGCACCGGGGACAAGGGGAGCTACTTGCTTGTCGTTGACCCCCACTACTATGGATGTCAGCTGGAGATGTCCGAGCTGCAAAGGCGAGGGTGGGTGGCATGGAAGAGAGTGTCATCTCTGGACCAGAGTTCGTTTTATAATCTGTGTATGCCTCAGACTGCCAAAAAGGGAACGAAAGATTAA
- the si:dkey-85k7.10 gene encoding endonuclease domain-containing 1 protein — protein MILLTTANGALPLAAIMTVLTCVLLQGAQAGVVGDFNHVERCKDSLYMGTPPRGYLGNSFKKICQRYEDKPRYVTLYDPHKHIPIYSAYTFKKSDGEKKVDFPWMFEPQLASEKSSSNMEPFPQSSSMHMNFEDTQAVLEDYADVVQYERGQLNPDEHQDDPLDKASTYSLTNVVPQSREFNLGPWAEHQELIRKRLNNYCRGKAFVVTGVTTSGHTIRRNNLDRVAVPEYMWSAYCCTEFDQNAPYFVRYKFPVFGAYGLNDHVNNHVVEVPLKNLEKFLKGRMDVDTNFQMFYKDCVPDN, from the exons ATGATTCTACTTACAACTGCAAACGGCGCCTTACCCCTGGCAGCGATTATGACTGTGCTGACCTGTGTGTTGCTACAGGGGGCCCAGGCAGGTGTGGTAGGGGACTTTAACCATGTGGAACGCTGCAAGGACTCTCTGTACATGGGCACTCCACCTCGAGGCTACCTCGGCAACTCCTTTAAGAAGATCTGCCAGAGGTACGAGGACAAACCCCGTTATGTCACCCTGTATGACCCCCACAAACACATTCCCATCTATTCCGCCTACACATTCAAGAAGTCAGACGGGGAGAAGAAGGTGGACTTCCCTTGGATGTTTGAGCCCCAG TTGGCCTcagaaaaaagcagcagtaaCATGGAGCCCTTCCCACAGTCTTCCAGCATGCATATGAACTTTGAGGACACCCAAGCAGTCCTAGAGGACTATGCTGATGTGGTTCAATACGAACGAGGCCAACTAAATCCCGATGAGCATCAGGACGACCCTCTGGACAAAGCCTCCACCTACAGCTTGACGAATGTGGTACCTCAGAGTAGGGAATTCAACTTGGGTCCCTGGGCAGAACACCAGGAGCTAATTCGCAAACGCCTTAACAACTACTGCCGTGGCAAAGCCTTTGTGGTCACTGGGGTGACCACCTCCGGGCACACGATACGGCGCAACAACCTGGACCGGGTGGCTGTGCCGGAATACATGTGGTCGGCCTACTGCTGCACTGAGTTTGACCAAAATGCACCATACTTTGTGCGCTACAAGTTCCCCGTGTTTGGAGCTTATGGGCTGAACGATCATGTCAACAACCATGTGGTGGAAGTTCCTCTCAAGAACCTGGAGAAGTTCCTCAAAGGGAGGATGGATGTGGACACAAACTTCCAGATGTTCTACAAGGACTGTGTGCCAgataactaa
- the LOC118301409 gene encoding endonuclease domain-containing 1 protein yields MALWVQATVLLVALITSAVRGRVEKELSPECREFLYMGTPPTGLEHHSLRFICQRYNKKARYVTLYNVVDHIPIYSAYTFKRSEGEKCVDVPWMYEPQLSTSSDTDEMQPFPRGYMHMNFEESQAVLDDYTNAILYERGTLNPDEHQGEPDDKASTYTLTNVVPMVPDFNNGVWNKQEHIIRKRLNNYCRGPAYIVTGITTSGKMIHRQNINRIAVPTYLWSAYCCVDFDHNAPYIERYKFPSFAHYGLNEGSNDVVEISVQKLKEFLKKTTFVDQNFQIFVSDCFPPASS; encoded by the exons ATGGCACTTTGGGTACAGGCAACTGTCCTACTTGTCGCCTTAATAACATCAGCAGTAAGAGGTAGAGTGGAAAAAGAGCTGTCTCCAGAGTGCAGAGAATTCCTCTACATGGGAACACCACCGACAGGGCTGGAGCACCACTCCCTGCGGTTCATTTGTCAACGTTACAACAAGAAGGCGCGCTATGTGACGCTGTACAACGTTGTGGACCATATACCCATCTACTCTGCCTACACCTTCAAACGCTCAGAGGGGGAGAAATGTGTGGATGTGCCTTGGATGTACGAACCTCAG CTATCCACATCCTCTGATACAGATGAGATGCAGCCCTTCCCCCGTGGCTACATGCACATGAATTTTGAAGAATCCCAAGCTGTTCTGGATGATTATACGAATGCCATCCTCTACGAACGTGGCACCCTCAACCCAGATGAGCATCAGGGCGAGCCTGATGACAAGGCCTCCACATACACCCTGACTAACGTCGTGCCCATGGTGCCCGACTTCAACAATGGAGTCTGGAACAAACAGGAGCACATCATCCGCAAACGGCTTAACAACTACTGTCGTGGACCAGCTTACATTGTTACAGGTATCACCACCTCGGGGAAGATGATCCACCGTCAAAACATCAACCGCATTGCAGTGCCCACATACCTGTGGTCAGCTTATTGCTGTGTTGACTTTGACCACAACGCGCCTTACATTGAACGCTATAAGTTCCCATCTTTTGCTCACTATGGCCTCAACGAGGGGAGCAACGATGTGGTGGAAATCTCTGTCCAGAAGTTGAAGGAGTTCCTCAAGAAGACCACCTTTGTAGACCAGAACTTTCAGATCTTTGTCAGTGACTGTTTCCCACCAGCATCGAGTTAA
- the epoa gene encoding erythropoietin isoform X1 — protein sequence MWTHQSAVWRARLRTRFSTPDCHDVNDTSSPMDMATLRQHTTLVSRVMVALSLSAVSFAERTRESAGPEMLCGDVEVRITVPRRFLEERRIPFEPARLRLGAHSTPEKSCAPKGHVAGGAAMVIVAGLQQCGTESNVRGEWLVYSNQLLLFPAVVPTSSASVIVRGATTVIPVECHYSRKQTVNAKPLTPTWQPMTSTVSVFGLLHFSLHTMADDCTSLRSSSDYQQGEAVFLEASVEAPLHPPLTVYVDSCVATLTPDPLSLPSYKFITKHGCLVDSVLPRSSSKFLLREQDNKLCFSVQAFHFKQEPGEQMFINCHLRATLKQSSQSHLHKACFFHRPTFSWHSTEGDNALCECCDSDDCLTGEENRGHIVVTTQPASVPSLCRASVTFTSSGQTGRCSDSLLERDKTGQLLARLLALVLVVLEWTRPGLPSPLRPICDLRVLNHFIKEVRDAEVAMKSCREGCSLSDSVTVPQTRVDFDVWEKKNALEQAKEVQSGLWLLQQALDSLRTSVSNTALHSHIDNSIRNLVSINAVLRSLNIQEYIPPASAAGLEGTWSVSSATDLFQVYVNFLRGKVRLLLLDAQACQPDVS from the exons ATGTGGACACATCAAAGTGCCGTGTGGCGCGCGCGCCTGCGTACACGTTTCTCCACACCTGACTGTCACGACGTTAATGACACCAGCAGTCCGATGGACATGGCCACCCTGCGTCAGCACACGACCCTCGTCTCCCGCGTCATGGTCGCGCTGTCCTTAAGCGCCGTGTCCTTCGCGGAGAGAACTCGGGAGAGCGCCGGACCGGAGATGCTGTGCGGAGACGTCGAGGTGAGAATAACCGTGCCGCGGCGGTTCCTCGAGGAGAGACGGATTCCGTTCGAGCCGGCGCGACTGCGCCTGGGCGCGCACTCGACGCCGGAGAAGTCGTGCGCGCCGAAGGGACACGTGGCCGGCGGCGCTGCGATGGTCATCGTGGCAGGTCTGCAGCAATGTGGGACTGAGTCCAAT GTTCGTGGTGAGTGGCTTGTGTATTCAAACCAGCTGTTACTATTTCCCGCTGTGGTTCCGACCTCTTCGGCCAGTGTAATAGTCCGAGGAGCAACTACCGTCATACCTGTCGAGTGCCATTATAGCAG AAAGCAGACAGTGAATGCAAAACCGTTAAccccaacctggcaacccatgACCTCCACCGTCAGTGTCTTTGGCCTGCTGCACTTCTCCCTTCATACCATGGCAG ATGACTGTACCTCTCTACGTAGTTCCTCGGATTACCAGCAGGGGGAAGCAGTGTTTTTGGAGGCCAGTGTGGAGGCCCCACTGCACCCTCCACTCACTGTGTATGTGGACTCCTGTGTTGCTACACTGACGCCCGACCCTCTCTCCTTGCCAAGCTACAAGTTTATCACCAAACATGG GTGTCTTGTGGACAGTGTATTACCGAGGTCTTCATCGAAATTTCTCCTTAGGGAGCAAGACAACAAGTTATGCTTCAGCGTCCAAGCCTTCCACTTCAAACAGGAGCCTGGGGAACAG ATGTTCATCAACTGCCACCTTCGGGCCACTCTGAAACAAAGCTCCCAGAGCCACCTTCACAAAGCCTGCTTCTTCCACAGGCCCACATTTAG CTGGCATTCCACAGAGGGAGACAATGCTCTGTGTGAATGCTGTGACTCTGATGACTGCTTGACTGGAGAGGAGAATCGTGGCCACATTGTTGTCACAACTCAACCAG cATCAGTCCCGTCCCTGTGCAGAGCTTCAGTCACCTTTACTTCTTCAGGGCAGACCGGACGCTGCAGTGATTCACTACTGGAAAGGGACAAGACGGGACAGCTGTTGGCAA GACTGCTTGCCttggtgttggtggtgttggagTGGACCCGGCCAGGCCTACCGTCCCCACTGAGGCCAATTTGTGACCTGCGGGTCCTGAACCATTTTATCAAGGAAGTGCGAGACGCTGAAGTCGCTATG AAGTCGTGCAGAGAAGGATGTAGCCTGTCAGACTCTGTCACTGTTCCCCAGACCAGAGTCGACTTTGATgtgtgggagaagaaaaac GCACTGGAGCAAGCCAAGGAGGTGCAGTCCGGCTTGTGGCTTCTACAACAGGCCCTGGATTCGCTACGGACCTCCGTCTCCAACACAGCACTGCACAGCCACATAGATAACTCCATTAGAAACCTGGTCAGCATCAATGCCGTGCTGCGCAGTCTCAACATCCAG GAATATATCCCACCAGCAAGTGCAGCCGGGCTTGAGGGCACATGGAGTGTGTCGTCCGCAACAGATTTGTTTCAAGTCTATGTCAATTTCTTGCGAGGCAAAGTACGCCTCCTCCTTTTGGACGCACAGGCATGTCAGCCAGATGTCAGCTGA
- the pop7 gene encoding ribonuclease P protein subunit p20 produces MTEPRNPGMSSTAPVHPDATSPAVEMDPVEYTLRKRLPRKLPKRRNDVYVNMKTDFRAQLARCQKLLEGGGHREICVHGLGLAINRAINIALQLQTSSQGALQLAANTSTVELVDDLEPEDPDEAGEPMTRTRNNSAIHIKVFYPDPQ; encoded by the coding sequence ATGACAGAGCCACGCAATCCAGGGATGTCTTCAACAGCCCCAGTGCACCCCGACGCCACCTCCCCGGCTGTGGAGATGGACCCAGTGGAGTACACCCTGCGGAAGCGCCTCCCTCGCAAACTCCCAAAGAGGCGGAACGATGTCTATGTCAACATGAAGACCGATTTCCGCGCTCAGCTGGCTCGCTGTCAGAAACTTCTGGAAGGTGGCGGTCACAGGGAGATCTGTGTGCACGGCCTGGGCCTCGCCATCAACAGGGCCATCAACATTGCCCTTCAGCTGCAGACCAGCAgccagggggcgctgcagcTGGCAGCCAACACCTCGACAGTGGAGCTGGTGGACGACCTGGAGCCTGAAGACCCTGATGAGGCCGGGGAGCCCATGACGCGTACACGCAACAACTCGGCTATTCATATTAAGGTTTTCTACCCTGACCCTCAGTGA